In Acanthochromis polyacanthus isolate Apoly-LR-REF ecotype Palm Island chromosome 15, KAUST_Apoly_ChrSc, whole genome shotgun sequence, a single genomic region encodes these proteins:
- the atoh7 gene encoding transcription factor atoh7, with amino-acid sequence MKSRRPSCTDSGSESSELDSKSPEKYETATRRRMAANARERKRMQGLNTAFDRLRKVVPQWGQDKKLSKYETLQMALSYIMALNRILTDTRRHNAPHRQWLDLQFDCVQPENYSCLMRYDSPAEQDYIHSSFSYQFDSHQVHA; translated from the coding sequence ATGAAGTCCCGTCGACCCAGCTGCACCGACTCTGGATCTGAGTCCTCAGAGCTGGACTCCAAGAGCCCAGAGAAGTACGAGACGGCCACGAGGCGACGGATGGCTGCCAACgccagagagaggaagaggatgcAGGGTTTGAACACAGCCTTTGATCGTCTGCGTAAAGTGGTACCTCAGTGGGGCCAAGACAAGAAACTGTCCAAGTACGAAACCCTGCAGATGGCTCTGAGCTACATCATGGCCCTGAACCGGATCCTGACAGACACCAGGAGGCACAATGCTCCTCACAGACAGTGGCTGGACCTGCAGTTTGACTGTGTGCAGCCTGAAAACTACTCCTGTCTCATGAGGTACGACTCTCCGGCCGAACAGGACTACATCCACTCATCGTTCTCCTATCAGTTCGACAGCCATCAGGTCCACGCATAA
- the pkd2l1 gene encoding polycystic kidney disease 2-like 1 protein, whose amino-acid sequence MKSFNNRAESHLTGQVELDNVGNGAWVNQGYCGSPPPLPKAVSTIYNPQPLYQGSMDSMYKVDSPSPFPEKPPSTDLGLTEKRRGCCSFIKGLWGTTLTENTSNNRELFVRTTIRELLVYVVFLVDICLLTYGMTSSSTYYYTKAMTDLFVNTAGEGGVKFQSISTMADFWTYAQGPLLDGLYWTKWYNNQSLDNKDQSFIYYENMLLGVPRMRQIKIKNNSCKVHNDFVDEISGCFDVYNDKKEDDFSFGLINGTAWTYHTEKEIRGSSHWGLLTTYSGAGYYQDLNRTKEESADTLTELLDNLWLDRGTRAVFIDFSTYNANINMFCVIRLLVEFPATGGAIPSYQIRTVKLIRYITTWDYFILGCEMVFCVFILYYIVEEILELRIHKFSYFKSIWNILDIVVIMLAIVAIIFNIFRTVKVDKLLGKLLEQPGIYADFEFLAFWQTQYNNMNAVNLFFAWIKVFKYISFNKTMTQLSSTLGRCAKDILGFAIMFFIVFFAYAQLGYLLFGTEVESFSTFGKCIFTQFRIILGDFDYDAIDRANRVLGPIYFITYVFFVFFVLLNMFLAIINDTYSEVKEELSSQKDELQFTDIIKQSYTKTFMKLKLKKEKISDVQKALHSGSGEIEFKDFRDALKEMGHADHEITAAFSQFDRDGNQILDEDEQDRMKIELKQKRDALSAELNNLGMNYNKELLEKPPVTSNEQKSQSSQNFVDREQFLRLARQVLQLESSVAGITARIEVIMEKLGLQEKAKGNETAGKLPVPKNDRDETASDVPVLVCVDRETKAEMSSRKPAVDSNSTFDCRM is encoded by the exons ATGAAGAGCTTCAACAACCGGGCAGAGAGCCACCTGACCGGGCAGGTGGAGCTGGACAACGTGGGTAACGGGGCCTGGGTGAACCAGGGCTACTGTGGCTCCCCTCCACCCCTTCCCAAGGCTGTCAGCACCATCTACAACCCCCAGCCCCTCTACCAGGGCTCCATGGACAGCATGTACAAAGTGGACAGTCCGAGCCCGTTCCCAGAGAAACCACCGTCCACTGATCTGGGTCTGACGGAAAAACGAAGAGGCTGCTGTTCTTTCATCAAAG GGCTGTGGGGCACAACGTTGACCGAAAACACCTCAAACAACAGGGAACTGTTTGTCCGAACCACTATACGGGAGTTACTGGTCTACGTGGTGTTCCTGGTGGACATATGCCTCT TGACATACGGTATGACCAGCTCGAGCACGTATTATTACACTAAAGCCATGACGGACTTGTTTGTGAATACAGCCGGTGAAGGCGGGGTCAAGTTTCAGTCCATTAGCACCATGGCTGACTTCTGGACT TATGCCCAGGGCCCATTACTGGACGGCCTCTACTGGACTAAATGGTACAATAACCAGTCCCTGGACAACAAGGACCAGTCCTTCATCTACTATGAGAACATGCTGCTGGGAGTCCCCAGGATGAGGCAGATCAAGATCAAAAACAACTCCTGCAAGGTCCACAATGACTTCGTAGATGAGATCTCGGGATGTTTTGATGTGTACAACGATAAGAAGGAGGACGACTTCAGTTTTGGTCTCATTAATGGCACTGC CTGGACCTAccacacagagaaagaaatcAGAGGTTCCTCTCACTGGGGCCTGCTGACCACCTACAGTGGAGCCGGATACTACCAAGACCTGAATCGGACCAAAGAGGAGAGCGCCGACACACTGACAGAACTGCTGGACAACCTCTGGCTGGACCGAGGAACCAGAGCGGTCTTCATTGATTTCTCCACGTACAACGCAAACATCAACATGTTCTGTGTCATCAG GCTGCTGGTTGAATTCCCAGCAACTGGTGGGGCGATCCCTTCCTACCAGATCAGGACGGTCAAACTGATTCGCTACATCACCACCTGGGATTACTTCATCCTCGGCTGTGAGATGGTCTTCTGTGTGTTCATCCTCTATTACATTGTGGAGGAGATTCTTGAGCTGCGAATACACAAGTTCTCCTACTTCAAAAGCATCTGGAACATACTAGATATTGTTGTCATAATG CTCGCCATCGTTGCCATCATATTCAATATCTTCCGAACCGTCAAGGTTGACAAGTTGCTTGGAAAACTGCTCGAACAACCTGGTATCTATGCTGACTTTGAGTTTCTAGCGTTCTGGCAAACACAGTACAACAACATGAACGCGGTGAACCTGTTCTTCGCTTGGATCAAG GTTTTCAAGTACATTAGTTTTAATAAGACTATGACTCAGCTGTCCTCCACACTGGGTCGATGTGCTAAAGACATCTTGGGATTTGCCATCATGTTCTTCATCGTGTTCTTTGCTTATGCTCAACTTGGGTATTTGCTCTTTGGGACTGAGGTTGAATCTTTCAGCACCTTCGGAAAGTGCAT CTTCACACAGTTCAGAATTATTCTTGGAGACTTTGACTATGATGCCATTGACCGTGCAAACAGAGTTCTTGGGCCAATCTACTTCATAACTTAtgtgttctttgttttctttgttctgcTG AACATGTTTCTGGCCATCATAAATGACACATATTCAGAGGTGAAAGAGGAGCTCTCGTCACAGAAAGACGAGCTGCAGTTTACTGACATCATTAAGCAG AGCTATACGAAGACGTTTATGAAGCTGAAacttaaaaaagagaaaatatcggATGTTCAGAAAGCTTTACACTCTGGATCTGGGGAAATCGAATTCAAGGACTTCAGGGACGCTCTTAAAGA GATGGGACATGCTGATCAtgaaatcactgcagccttctcACAGTTTGACCGCGATGGGAACCAAATTCTAGATGAGGATGAACAAGACAGGATGAAAATTGAGCTGAAGCAAAAGAGG GATGCTCTTAGTGCTGAACTCAACAATCTTGGGATGAATTATAACAAAGAATTACTTGAGAAGCCCCCTGTCACATCCAACGAGCAAAAGAGTCAGTCCAGTCAAAACTTTGTGGATCGAGAACAGTTTCTAAG ACTGGCCAGACAGGTTCTCCAGCTTGAAAGCTCTGTAGCAGGTATCACAGCCAGGATCGAGGTGATTATGGAGAAATTGGGATTACAAGAGAAAGCtaaaggaaatgaaacagcaggGAAACTGCCTGTGCCCAAAAATGAT AGAGATGAAACCGCCTCAGACGTCCCTGTCCTGGTTTGTGTGGACAGAGAAACGAAGGCCGAGATGTCATCCAGAAAACCAGCCGTTGACTCCAACTCCACATTCGACTGTCGTATGTGA